A genomic window from Gossypium hirsutum isolate 1008001.06 chromosome D10, Gossypium_hirsutum_v2.1, whole genome shotgun sequence includes:
- the LOC107915811 gene encoding serine carboxypeptidase-like 18 isoform X1 yields MFSKYVDLLSFYYIVFIVVWNRHVVSFSDIRSLPGFSASLPFKLETGYIGVGDVEFFYYFIQSERDPSKDPLILWLTGGPGCSALSGLFFEIGKISDYFWCLVSPTGDSIVSCNDVNLGPFQFNMVEYNGSLPTFVLNPYSWTKVANIIFLDAPVGTGFSYSTTLQGFETGDKRFANDGYNFLRKWLQSHPKFITNSLYIAGDSYAGKIVPIIVHAISDGIEDESVPAFNLKGYLVGNPSTGSKYDDNSKIPFYNRMALISDELYESAKRNCKEEYVEVEMSNVKCAKDLQAISECIAYINKPHILEPHCPSDFNTPNSLVNERKYFLETREEDYLQAPAEYPKFGCRNYNTYLCKIWASDDGVQQALGIRKGTIREWIRCNESLLYDKDVGSVVDYHLSLNSEGYRALIYSGDHDRVVPYVGTESWIKSLNLSIVDDWRPWFVDDQVAGYSREHGNNFTFATVKGGGHTAPEFKPKECFAMFSRWISKQAL; encoded by the exons ATGTTTTCAAAGTATGTCGACTTACTAAGTTTTTACTACATAGTCTTCATTGTGGTTTGGAATAGGCATGTGGTTTCATTTTCAGACATCAGGTCCCTTCCTGGATTTTCTGCTTCACTTCCCTTCAAGCTTGAAACTGG GTATATAGGGGTGGGAGATGTggaatttttctattattttattcaatcagAACGCGACCCTTCAAAAGATCCTCTCATCCTATGGCTCACTGGAGGCCCTGGTTGCTCTGCTCTCTCTGGCCTTTTTTTCGAAATAGGTAAAATCtctgattatttttggtgtttagtATCACCAACAGGAGATTCCATAGTCTCGTGTAATGATGTTAATTTAGGGCCCTTCCAATTTAACATGGTGGAGTATAATGGCAGCTTACCAACTTTTGTTCTCAACCCTTACTCATGGACAAAG GTTGCAAATATAATCTTCCTAGACGCACCTGTTGGCACTGGATTTTCTTATTCAACGACATTGCAAGGTTTTGAGACAGGGGATAAAAGATTTGCGAATGATGGGTATAATTTTCTGAGGAAG TGGTTGCaaagtcatcccaagttcatcACAAACTCACTCTATATTGCCGGTGATTCATACGCTGGGAAAATTGTTCCCATCATTGTTCATGCAATATCAGATG GTATCGAAGATGAGAGCGTTCCAGCCTTCAATCTCAAA GGGTATTTGGTCGGTAATCCTTCAACGGGTTCGAAATATGATGACAACTCAAAAATCCCATTTTATAATCGTATGGCACTTATCTCTGATGAACTTTATGAG TCAGCCAAAAGGAATTGTAAAGAAGAATACGTAGAAGTGGAGATGAGTAATGTAAAATGTGCAAAAGATCTTCAAGCTATCTCGGAG TGCATTGCCTACATAAACAAGCCACATATCCTGGAGCCTCACTGCCCTTCTGACTTTAATACACCGAATAgtttggtcaatgaaaggaaaTACTTCCTAGAAACACGTGAAGAAGACTACCTGCAGGCGCCTGCCGAGTACCCTAAATTCGGATGTCGA AACTACAATACTTACCTTTGCAAGATTTGGGCATCTGATGATGGTGTCCAGCAAGCACTTGGTATCAGAAAG GGAACAATCAGAGAATGGATAAGATGTaatgaaagcttactttatgaTAAAGATGTTGGGAGTGTTGTAGACTATCATTTATCTCTCAATTCAGAGGGTTACAGGGCTCTAATATACAG TGGTGATCATGACAGAGTTGTTCCCTACGTTGGAACCGAATCATGGATTAagtccttgaatttgtccattgtTGATGATTGGAGGCCATGGTTTGTTGATGATCAAGTTGCAGG AT
- the LOC107915811 gene encoding serine carboxypeptidase-like 18 isoform X3 yields MFSKYVDLLSFYYIVFIVVWNRHVVSFSDIRSLPGFSASLPFKLETGYIGVGDVEFFYYFIQSERDPSKDPLILWLTGGPGCSALSGLFFEIGPFQFNMVEYNGSLPTFVLNPYSWTKVANIIFLDAPVGTGFSYSTTLQGFETGDKRFANDGYNFLRKWLQSHPKFITNSLYIAGDSYAGKIVPIIVHAISDGIEDESVPAFNLKGYLVGNPSTGSKYDDNSKIPFYNRMALISDELYESAKRNCKEEYVEVEMSNVKCAKDLQAISECIAYINKPHILEPHCPSDFNTPNSLVNERKYFLETREEDYLQAPAEYPKFGCRNYNTYLCKIWASDDGVQQALGIRKGTIREWIRCNESLLYDKDVGSVVDYHLSLNSEGYRALIYSGDHDRVVPYVGTESWIKSLNLSIVDDWRPWFVDDQVAGYSREHGNNFTFATVKGGGHTAPEFKPKECFAMFSRWISKQAL; encoded by the exons ATGTTTTCAAAGTATGTCGACTTACTAAGTTTTTACTACATAGTCTTCATTGTGGTTTGGAATAGGCATGTGGTTTCATTTTCAGACATCAGGTCCCTTCCTGGATTTTCTGCTTCACTTCCCTTCAAGCTTGAAACTGG GTATATAGGGGTGGGAGATGTggaatttttctattattttattcaatcagAACGCGACCCTTCAAAAGATCCTCTCATCCTATGGCTCACTGGAGGCCCTGGTTGCTCTGCTCTCTCTGGCCTTTTTTTCGAAATAG GGCCCTTCCAATTTAACATGGTGGAGTATAATGGCAGCTTACCAACTTTTGTTCTCAACCCTTACTCATGGACAAAG GTTGCAAATATAATCTTCCTAGACGCACCTGTTGGCACTGGATTTTCTTATTCAACGACATTGCAAGGTTTTGAGACAGGGGATAAAAGATTTGCGAATGATGGGTATAATTTTCTGAGGAAG TGGTTGCaaagtcatcccaagttcatcACAAACTCACTCTATATTGCCGGTGATTCATACGCTGGGAAAATTGTTCCCATCATTGTTCATGCAATATCAGATG GTATCGAAGATGAGAGCGTTCCAGCCTTCAATCTCAAA GGGTATTTGGTCGGTAATCCTTCAACGGGTTCGAAATATGATGACAACTCAAAAATCCCATTTTATAATCGTATGGCACTTATCTCTGATGAACTTTATGAG TCAGCCAAAAGGAATTGTAAAGAAGAATACGTAGAAGTGGAGATGAGTAATGTAAAATGTGCAAAAGATCTTCAAGCTATCTCGGAG TGCATTGCCTACATAAACAAGCCACATATCCTGGAGCCTCACTGCCCTTCTGACTTTAATACACCGAATAgtttggtcaatgaaaggaaaTACTTCCTAGAAACACGTGAAGAAGACTACCTGCAGGCGCCTGCCGAGTACCCTAAATTCGGATGTCGA AACTACAATACTTACCTTTGCAAGATTTGGGCATCTGATGATGGTGTCCAGCAAGCACTTGGTATCAGAAAG GGAACAATCAGAGAATGGATAAGATGTaatgaaagcttactttatgaTAAAGATGTTGGGAGTGTTGTAGACTATCATTTATCTCTCAATTCAGAGGGTTACAGGGCTCTAATATACAG TGGTGATCATGACAGAGTTGTTCCCTACGTTGGAACCGAATCATGGATTAagtccttgaatttgtccattgtTGATGATTGGAGGCCATGGTTTGTTGATGATCAAGTTGCAGG AT
- the LOC107915811 gene encoding serine carboxypeptidase-like 18 isoform X4 gives MFSKYVDLLSFYYIVFIVVWNRHVVSFSDIRSLPGFSASLPFKLETGGGRCGIFLLFYSIRTRPFKRSSHPMAHWRPWLLCSLWPFFRNSLPTFVLNPYSWTKVANIIFLDAPVGTGFSYSTTLQGFETGDKRFANDGYNFLRKWLQSHPKFITNSLYIAGDSYAGKIVPIIVHAISDGIEDESVPAFNLKGYLVGNPSTGSKYDDNSKIPFYNRMALISDELYESAKRNCKEEYVEVEMSNVKCAKDLQAISECIAYINKPHILEPHCPSDFNTPNSLVNERKYFLETREEDYLQAPAEYPKFGCRNYNTYLCKIWASDDGVQQALGIRKGTIREWIRCNESLLYDKDVGSVVDYHLSLNSEGYRALIYSGDHDRVVPYVGTESWIKSLNLSIVDDWRPWFVDDQVAGYSREHGNNFTFATVKGGGHTAPEFKPKECFAMFSRWISKQAL, from the exons ATGTTTTCAAAGTATGTCGACTTACTAAGTTTTTACTACATAGTCTTCATTGTGGTTTGGAATAGGCATGTGGTTTCATTTTCAGACATCAGGTCCCTTCCTGGATTTTCTGCTTCACTTCCCTTCAAGCTTGAAACTGG GGGTGGGAGATGTggaatttttctattattttattcaatcagAACGCGACCCTTCAAAAGATCCTCTCATCCTATGGCTCACTGGAGGCCCTGGTTGCTCTGCTCTCTCTGGCCTTTTTTTCGAAATAG CTTACCAACTTTTGTTCTCAACCCTTACTCATGGACAAAG GTTGCAAATATAATCTTCCTAGACGCACCTGTTGGCACTGGATTTTCTTATTCAACGACATTGCAAGGTTTTGAGACAGGGGATAAAAGATTTGCGAATGATGGGTATAATTTTCTGAGGAAG TGGTTGCaaagtcatcccaagttcatcACAAACTCACTCTATATTGCCGGTGATTCATACGCTGGGAAAATTGTTCCCATCATTGTTCATGCAATATCAGATG GTATCGAAGATGAGAGCGTTCCAGCCTTCAATCTCAAA GGGTATTTGGTCGGTAATCCTTCAACGGGTTCGAAATATGATGACAACTCAAAAATCCCATTTTATAATCGTATGGCACTTATCTCTGATGAACTTTATGAG TCAGCCAAAAGGAATTGTAAAGAAGAATACGTAGAAGTGGAGATGAGTAATGTAAAATGTGCAAAAGATCTTCAAGCTATCTCGGAG TGCATTGCCTACATAAACAAGCCACATATCCTGGAGCCTCACTGCCCTTCTGACTTTAATACACCGAATAgtttggtcaatgaaaggaaaTACTTCCTAGAAACACGTGAAGAAGACTACCTGCAGGCGCCTGCCGAGTACCCTAAATTCGGATGTCGA AACTACAATACTTACCTTTGCAAGATTTGGGCATCTGATGATGGTGTCCAGCAAGCACTTGGTATCAGAAAG GGAACAATCAGAGAATGGATAAGATGTaatgaaagcttactttatgaTAAAGATGTTGGGAGTGTTGTAGACTATCATTTATCTCTCAATTCAGAGGGTTACAGGGCTCTAATATACAG TGGTGATCATGACAGAGTTGTTCCCTACGTTGGAACCGAATCATGGATTAagtccttgaatttgtccattgtTGATGATTGGAGGCCATGGTTTGTTGATGATCAAGTTGCAGG AT
- the LOC107915811 gene encoding serine carboxypeptidase-like 18 isoform X2, with amino-acid sequence MWFHFQTSGPFLDFLLHFPSSLKLGVGDVEFFYYFIQSERDPSKDPLILWLTGGPGCSALSGLFFEIGKISDYFWCLVSPTGDSIVSCNDVNLGPFQFNMVEYNGSLPTFVLNPYSWTKVANIIFLDAPVGTGFSYSTTLQGFETGDKRFANDGYNFLRKWLQSHPKFITNSLYIAGDSYAGKIVPIIVHAISDGIEDESVPAFNLKGYLVGNPSTGSKYDDNSKIPFYNRMALISDELYESAKRNCKEEYVEVEMSNVKCAKDLQAISECIAYINKPHILEPHCPSDFNTPNSLVNERKYFLETREEDYLQAPAEYPKFGCRNYNTYLCKIWASDDGVQQALGIRKGTIREWIRCNESLLYDKDVGSVVDYHLSLNSEGYRALIYSGDHDRVVPYVGTESWIKSLNLSIVDDWRPWFVDDQVAGYSREHGNNFTFATVKGGGHTAPEFKPKECFAMFSRWISKQAL; translated from the exons ATGTGGTTTCATTTTCAGACATCAGGTCCCTTCCTGGATTTTCTGCTTCACTTCCCTTCAAGCTTGAAACTGG GGGTGGGAGATGTggaatttttctattattttattcaatcagAACGCGACCCTTCAAAAGATCCTCTCATCCTATGGCTCACTGGAGGCCCTGGTTGCTCTGCTCTCTCTGGCCTTTTTTTCGAAATAGGTAAAATCtctgattatttttggtgtttagtATCACCAACAGGAGATTCCATAGTCTCGTGTAATGATGTTAATTTAGGGCCCTTCCAATTTAACATGGTGGAGTATAATGGCAGCTTACCAACTTTTGTTCTCAACCCTTACTCATGGACAAAG GTTGCAAATATAATCTTCCTAGACGCACCTGTTGGCACTGGATTTTCTTATTCAACGACATTGCAAGGTTTTGAGACAGGGGATAAAAGATTTGCGAATGATGGGTATAATTTTCTGAGGAAG TGGTTGCaaagtcatcccaagttcatcACAAACTCACTCTATATTGCCGGTGATTCATACGCTGGGAAAATTGTTCCCATCATTGTTCATGCAATATCAGATG GTATCGAAGATGAGAGCGTTCCAGCCTTCAATCTCAAA GGGTATTTGGTCGGTAATCCTTCAACGGGTTCGAAATATGATGACAACTCAAAAATCCCATTTTATAATCGTATGGCACTTATCTCTGATGAACTTTATGAG TCAGCCAAAAGGAATTGTAAAGAAGAATACGTAGAAGTGGAGATGAGTAATGTAAAATGTGCAAAAGATCTTCAAGCTATCTCGGAG TGCATTGCCTACATAAACAAGCCACATATCCTGGAGCCTCACTGCCCTTCTGACTTTAATACACCGAATAgtttggtcaatgaaaggaaaTACTTCCTAGAAACACGTGAAGAAGACTACCTGCAGGCGCCTGCCGAGTACCCTAAATTCGGATGTCGA AACTACAATACTTACCTTTGCAAGATTTGGGCATCTGATGATGGTGTCCAGCAAGCACTTGGTATCAGAAAG GGAACAATCAGAGAATGGATAAGATGTaatgaaagcttactttatgaTAAAGATGTTGGGAGTGTTGTAGACTATCATTTATCTCTCAATTCAGAGGGTTACAGGGCTCTAATATACAG TGGTGATCATGACAGAGTTGTTCCCTACGTTGGAACCGAATCATGGATTAagtccttgaatttgtccattgtTGATGATTGGAGGCCATGGTTTGTTGATGATCAAGTTGCAGG AT
- the LOC107915811 gene encoding serine carboxypeptidase-like 18 isoform X5, with protein sequence MWFHFQTSGPFLDFLLHFPSSLKLGVGDVEFFYYFIQSERDPSKDPLILWLTGGPGCSALSGLFFEIGPFQFNMVEYNGSLPTFVLNPYSWTKVANIIFLDAPVGTGFSYSTTLQGFETGDKRFANDGYNFLRKWLQSHPKFITNSLYIAGDSYAGKIVPIIVHAISDGIEDESVPAFNLKGYLVGNPSTGSKYDDNSKIPFYNRMALISDELYESAKRNCKEEYVEVEMSNVKCAKDLQAISECIAYINKPHILEPHCPSDFNTPNSLVNERKYFLETREEDYLQAPAEYPKFGCRNYNTYLCKIWASDDGVQQALGIRKGTIREWIRCNESLLYDKDVGSVVDYHLSLNSEGYRALIYSGDHDRVVPYVGTESWIKSLNLSIVDDWRPWFVDDQVAGYSREHGNNFTFATVKGGGHTAPEFKPKECFAMFSRWISKQAL encoded by the exons ATGTGGTTTCATTTTCAGACATCAGGTCCCTTCCTGGATTTTCTGCTTCACTTCCCTTCAAGCTTGAAACTGG GGGTGGGAGATGTggaatttttctattattttattcaatcagAACGCGACCCTTCAAAAGATCCTCTCATCCTATGGCTCACTGGAGGCCCTGGTTGCTCTGCTCTCTCTGGCCTTTTTTTCGAAATAG GGCCCTTCCAATTTAACATGGTGGAGTATAATGGCAGCTTACCAACTTTTGTTCTCAACCCTTACTCATGGACAAAG GTTGCAAATATAATCTTCCTAGACGCACCTGTTGGCACTGGATTTTCTTATTCAACGACATTGCAAGGTTTTGAGACAGGGGATAAAAGATTTGCGAATGATGGGTATAATTTTCTGAGGAAG TGGTTGCaaagtcatcccaagttcatcACAAACTCACTCTATATTGCCGGTGATTCATACGCTGGGAAAATTGTTCCCATCATTGTTCATGCAATATCAGATG GTATCGAAGATGAGAGCGTTCCAGCCTTCAATCTCAAA GGGTATTTGGTCGGTAATCCTTCAACGGGTTCGAAATATGATGACAACTCAAAAATCCCATTTTATAATCGTATGGCACTTATCTCTGATGAACTTTATGAG TCAGCCAAAAGGAATTGTAAAGAAGAATACGTAGAAGTGGAGATGAGTAATGTAAAATGTGCAAAAGATCTTCAAGCTATCTCGGAG TGCATTGCCTACATAAACAAGCCACATATCCTGGAGCCTCACTGCCCTTCTGACTTTAATACACCGAATAgtttggtcaatgaaaggaaaTACTTCCTAGAAACACGTGAAGAAGACTACCTGCAGGCGCCTGCCGAGTACCCTAAATTCGGATGTCGA AACTACAATACTTACCTTTGCAAGATTTGGGCATCTGATGATGGTGTCCAGCAAGCACTTGGTATCAGAAAG GGAACAATCAGAGAATGGATAAGATGTaatgaaagcttactttatgaTAAAGATGTTGGGAGTGTTGTAGACTATCATTTATCTCTCAATTCAGAGGGTTACAGGGCTCTAATATACAG TGGTGATCATGACAGAGTTGTTCCCTACGTTGGAACCGAATCATGGATTAagtccttgaatttgtccattgtTGATGATTGGAGGCCATGGTTTGTTGATGATCAAGTTGCAGG AT
- the LOC107915812 gene encoding uncharacterized protein isoform X1 — MAARANRHGVQFQFSFLLTWILAVQGASQTQSQTPTLQYGSIVTGNGKDHPSVSSHPSPANGLGRSCNIVDLCRQIILSLTDTSGTRVETVVNVTMGKGALNGSVAGLEALAAGATHWFYNKTHSTGQLNFTMDPISDAANASTMLDLEAVSRGIFRAKPDMYAPTSTNDSNIAPRVVGYFVTKANSTSNVVELTFYAIDEVSVEEDDMKLVLKCAESILLAGKAYSCTSLKKCC; from the exons ATGGCAGCCAGGGCTAATCGTCATGGAGTTCAG TTTCAATTTAGTTTTCTGCTGACATGGATCCTAGCAGTACAAGGAGCTAGCCAGACCCAGAGCCAGACCCCAACATTACAGTACGGGTCAATCGTGACGGGCAATGGGAAAGATCATCCGTCCGTGTCTTCACACCCTTCACCTGCGAACGGCCTCGGACGGAGCTGCAACATTGTTGACCTATGTAGGCAAATAATTCTGAGCCTGACTGACACCAG CGGGACTCGAGTTGAGACTGTTGTTAATGTTACGATGGGCAAAGGAGCTTTGAACGGCAGCGTGGCGGGCTTGGAGGCATTGGCTGCCGGGGCTACTCATTGGTTTTATAACAAAACCCACTCCACCGGTCAATTAAACTTCACAATGGACCCAATTTCCGATGCCGCAAATGCATCGACAATGCTAGACTTAGAG GCTGTTTCTCGAGGCATTTTTCGTGCAAAACCGGACAT GTATGCACCAACCTCTACTAATGACTCAAACATAGCTCCTCGGGTCGTCGGTTATTTTGTGACAAAAG CTAATTCGACTTCAAATGTGGTGGAGTTGACATTCTACGCTATTGATGAAGTCAGTGTTGAGGAAGATGATATGAAACTCGTCTTGAAATGTGCTGAATCTATTTTACTCGCTGGGAAAGCTTATTCTTGCACTTCGTTGAAGAAGTGCTGTTGA
- the LOC107915812 gene encoding uncharacterized protein isoform X2: protein MAARANRHGVQFQFSFLLTWILAVQGASQTQSQTPTLQYGSIVTGNGKDHPSVSSHPSPANGLGRSCNIVDLCRQIILSLTDTSGTRVETVVNVTMGKGALNGSVAGLEALAAGATHWFYNKTHSTGQLNFTMDPISDAANASTMLDLEAVSRGIFRAKPDMYAPTSTNDSNIAPRVVGYFVTKVERKKMWNDRKVKEIFLLSVPA, encoded by the exons ATGGCAGCCAGGGCTAATCGTCATGGAGTTCAG TTTCAATTTAGTTTTCTGCTGACATGGATCCTAGCAGTACAAGGAGCTAGCCAGACCCAGAGCCAGACCCCAACATTACAGTACGGGTCAATCGTGACGGGCAATGGGAAAGATCATCCGTCCGTGTCTTCACACCCTTCACCTGCGAACGGCCTCGGACGGAGCTGCAACATTGTTGACCTATGTAGGCAAATAATTCTGAGCCTGACTGACACCAG CGGGACTCGAGTTGAGACTGTTGTTAATGTTACGATGGGCAAAGGAGCTTTGAACGGCAGCGTGGCGGGCTTGGAGGCATTGGCTGCCGGGGCTACTCATTGGTTTTATAACAAAACCCACTCCACCGGTCAATTAAACTTCACAATGGACCCAATTTCCGATGCCGCAAATGCATCGACAATGCTAGACTTAGAG GCTGTTTCTCGAGGCATTTTTCGTGCAAAACCGGACAT GTATGCACCAACCTCTACTAATGACTCAAACATAGCTCCTCGGGTCGTCGGTTATTTTGTGACAAAAG tcgaaagaaagaaaatgtgGAATGATAGAAAGGTAAAAGAAATATTTCTCCTTTCCGTTCCTGCTTAG
- the LOC107915593 gene encoding putative ribosomal large subunit pseudouridine synthase SVR1, chloroplastic has product MAALSSLHHISTTLSLLGLAKPSLLAPPFRRPFRGLPPITSSSLEFNITFAPPSPKPKPPPNLKSDGVLDSDSPQNGQFFIPWIVRGEDGNLKLQAHPPDHFMKALAEAKTQKPKKKVDKAAKKKKEISAVGNAGIEPPAPPPKLSKAARRFYNEHFREPPQRLSKVLAAAGVASRRGSEELIFNGKVTVNGTVCNAPQTRVDPGKDIIYVNGNRLPKKLPPKVYLALNKPKGYICSSGEKEFRSVLDLFEDYLKAWDKINPGSPKPRLFTVGRLDVATTGLIIVTNDGDFAQKLSHPSSNLTKEYIATIDGEVRKRHLIAISEGTEIEGVLCVPDSVELLPTQPDLSRPRIRIVVHEGRNHEVRELVKNAGLEIHSLKRVRIGGFRLPADLGIGKHIELKQSDLRTMGWKS; this is encoded by the exons ATGGCGGCACTGTCATCCCTCCACCACATCTCAACCACCCTATCCCTCCTCGGCCTTGCCAAGCCGTCCCTTTTGGCCCCTCCTTTCCGCCGCCCTTTCCGCGGCCTCCCTCCAATCACCTCGTCTTCTTTAGAATTCAACATCACATTTGCCCCTCCAAGCCCCAAGCCTAAACCCCCACCCAACCTCAAATCCGACGGCGTTCTCGACTCCGACTCCCCTCAAAATGGCCAGTTTTTCATCCCATGGATCGTCCGCGGCGAGGACGGTAACCTCAAGCTCCAAGCCCACCCCCCTGATCATTTCATGAAAGCCCTTGCTGAAGCTAAAACACAAAAGCCCAAAAAGAAGGTCGACAAGGCGgcgaagaagaaaaaggagattTCAGCCGTGGGAAATGCCGGTATCGAGCCGCCGGCGCCGCCTCCCAAGCTTTCCAAGGCAGCTAGAAGATTTTATAATGAACATTTTAGAGAACCTCCTCAAAGGTTAAGTAAAGTCCTTGCTGCTGCTGGAG TGGCATCAAGGCGTGGAAGTGAAGAGCTTATTTTTAATGGCAAGGTGACTGTTAATGGCACGGTGTGCAATGCTCCTCAG ACTCGAGTTGATCCTGGAAAGGATATTATTTATGTCAATGGAAACCGCCTTCCTAAAAAACTGCCACCAAAGGTGTATCTTGCCCTAAACAAGCCTAAAGG GTATATTTGCTCATCTGGGGAAAAAGAGTTCAGATCTGTCCTGGATCTGTTTGAGGATTATTTAAAGGCATGG GACAAAATAAATCCAGGATCTCCCAAGCCACGATTATTCACTgttggccgacttgatgttgctACCACTGGCTTAATTATTGTGACCAATGATG GAGATTTTGCTCAAAAGCTTTCGCATCCTTCATCAAACTTAACTAAAGA ATACATTGCAACAATTGATGGTGAAGTAAGGAAGCGGCACTTAATTGCCATCAGCGAAGGGACAGAAATTGAAGGTGTTCTTTGTGTCCCTGATTCTGTGGAATTACTCCCAACGCAGCCAGATTTGTCTAGACCTCGCATTCGTATTGTG GTTCATGAAGGAAGGAATCATGAAGTCCGTGAACTTGTGAAAAATGCTGGGCTTGAG ATTCATTCATTGAAGCGTGTTCGCATAGGTGGTTTCAGACTTCCAGCAGATCTCGG GATAGGGAAGCATATCGAGCTAAAACAGAGCGACCTTCGCACAATGGGTTGGAAGAGTTAA